In Mytilus trossulus isolate FHL-02 chromosome 6, PNRI_Mtr1.1.1.hap1, whole genome shotgun sequence, a single window of DNA contains:
- the LOC134723766 gene encoding leukocyte elastase inhibitor-like, whose protein sequence is MEIAEVWVTFTELQPLNASLDNSVTISSIGNAIIQNTSTTVSPFSISAALMMLMLGTHGRTKSQISSAIFRGSTKEQDHYFYTVLTSILPSPRKGLRVKLDNEVFVNNRYTIQDTVLEKGKEFFRVNFKRKNFSKRPKKSSRILNRWISKNTMKNFDHLIPKVMLKERTVAVFVNTVSFKADWKHKFNLNTTMRDFYVNKSTKIEVDMMRSIQKVRYGQLKESEVLVLPLKGDKFDMVIILPEDINKLQAFEKLLSINVIRYLNSSLVYQTIDITLPKFVISNKLDLKGYLPKLGITDIFNKTHADFKNLINEENSKVYVSDAFHDVVVKLKGNIRQHLPFKRGHVNTTYSKFIGNRPFLYYILDRKSGVIVFMGRFLGK, encoded by the coding sequence ATGGAAATTGCCGAGGTTTGGGTTACTTTTACAGAGCTACAACCATTAAATGCATCACTGGATAATAGTGTTACAATTTCATCAATTGGAAACGCAATTATTCAGAATACAAGCACCACGGTATCGCCTTTCAGTATTTCAGCAGCGTTGATGATGTTGATGCTCGGTACGCATGGGCGAActaaatctcaaatatcgtCTGCTATTTTCAGAGGCAGTACCAAGGAACAagatcattatttttatacagtTCTTACGTCTATTCTTCCATCTCCACGTAAAGGACTGCGTGTTAAACTGGACAATGAGGTGTTCGTAAATAATAGGTACACAATCCAAGATACAGTTTTAGAGAAAGGGAAAGAATTTTTCAGGgtgaatttcaaaagaaaaaatttcagtaaaagaccaaaaaaatcCTCGCGGATTTTAAATAGGTGGATTTCGAAAAATACGATGAAGAACTTTGACCATTTGATTCCAAAGGTAATGTTGAAAGAACGAACAGTTGCAGTGTTTGTAAACACCGTTTCATTTAAGGCAGATTGGAAAcataaattcaatttaaatactACAATGCGGGATTTTTACGtcaataaatcaacaaaaattgaggTAGACATGATGAGAAGCATACAAAAAGTAAGATATGGACAACTAAAGGAATCAGAAGTTTTAGTTTTACCATTGAAAGGGGACAAGTTTGATATGGTTATTATCTTACCTGAAGACATTAACAAATTACAAGCGTTTGAAAAACTGCTTTCCATCAATGTTATCAGATACTTAAACTCATCTCTGGTGTACCAAACAATAGACATTACACTTCCAAAGTTTGTTATTTCCAATAAATTGGATTTGAAGGGCTATTTACCAAAACTAGGAATAACTGATATTTTTAACAAGACCCACGCAGATTTTAAAAATCTCATCAATGAAGAAAACAGCAAAGTTTATGTATCGGATGCATTCCATGACGTTGTTGTAAAACTTAAAGGCAATATTAGACAACATTTACCGTTTAAAAGAGGCCATGTGAATACGACTTACTCTAAATTCATAGGAAATCGACCATTTTTATACTACATACTAGACAGAAAGAGTGGTGTAATTGTATTCATGGGAAGGTTTTTAGGCAAATGA